From a single Desulfobacterales bacterium genomic region:
- a CDS encoding site-specific DNA-methyltransferase — MMSKKQKLELTWIGKENRPKLEPRILLEDPERSYHARHRVLDKDIFNNRLIFGDNLLALKALEHEFAGKVKCVFIDPPYNTGSAFEQYDDGMEHSVWLSLMRDRLEIIQRLVSEDGSLWITIDDNEAHYLKVMCDEIFRRVNFVATCVWEKDKGGRGDADISLSHDNILVYAKNRSTWSLSRNLMPRTETQLSRFKNPDNDPHGPWRQGDDGTAKSGTEKQRFPVTLPSGRVVTPPPGRYWAFAQNTLEKAIVEERAYFGADGNRLPIIKRYLNGVREGVAPRTWWSADDVGTNQQAKRDHLNKLLEGIEPFATPKPEGLLHRIIHIATNPGDLVLDSFAGSGTTGAVAHKMGRRWIMVELGEHCHTHIIPRLKKVIDGEDPGGITKAVNWRGGGGFRYYRLAPSLLEKDKWGNWVVNKTYNAAMLAEALCKLEGFTYAPSDSIYWQHGYSTEQDFIYVTTANLTHDQLQQLSDEVGSGRTLLVLCTAFRARADQYPNLTVKKIPNQVLSRCEWGHDDYSLRVENLPQAPSPKGQLSLFGRSEVS; from the coding sequence ATGATGTCTAAAAAACAAAAACTGGAGCTGACCTGGATCGGAAAAGAGAATCGCCCCAAGCTGGAACCGCGTATTTTACTGGAAGATCCAGAAAGGTCATATCATGCCAGGCACCGGGTGTTGGATAAGGATATTTTTAACAACCGGCTTATCTTTGGTGACAATCTGCTGGCGTTGAAGGCGTTGGAGCATGAGTTCGCGGGGAAGGTGAAATGTGTGTTTATCGATCCGCCATACAATACAGGCAGTGCTTTTGAGCAGTATGACGACGGCATGGAACACTCCGTATGGCTTTCCTTGATGCGCGATCGGTTGGAAATTATCCAGCGGCTGGTGTCGGAAGATGGTTCGCTCTGGATCACTATCGATGATAATGAAGCACATTACCTTAAGGTTATGTGCGATGAAATTTTTAGAAGGGTGAACTTCGTCGCAACTTGTGTATGGGAAAAAGATAAGGGAGGGCGCGGAGATGCTGATATTTCTCTATCTCATGACAATATTTTGGTGTATGCCAAAAACCGCTCGACCTGGTCTCTGTCCAGAAACTTGATGCCACGGACTGAAACACAACTGAGCAGGTTTAAAAACCCTGACAATGATCCACATGGCCCATGGAGGCAGGGTGATGACGGTACCGCTAAAAGCGGAACGGAAAAACAGCGATTTCCAGTAACCCTCCCATCGGGGCGTGTCGTTACACCGCCTCCAGGTAGGTACTGGGCATTTGCTCAAAATACCCTAGAAAAAGCTATAGTTGAGGAGCGCGCTTACTTTGGGGCGGATGGAAATCGTCTCCCAATTATTAAAAGATATTTAAACGGGGTGCGAGAAGGTGTTGCCCCTCGTACATGGTGGTCAGCAGATGATGTTGGAACTAATCAACAGGCGAAGAGAGATCACCTCAATAAGCTCCTTGAAGGTATAGAACCATTTGCGACGCCGAAACCTGAAGGTCTTCTTCATAGAATTATTCATATCGCCACCAACCCCGGCGACCTCGTCCTCGACTCCTTCGCCGGTTCCGGAACCACCGGCGCGGTAGCTCACAAAATGGGCCGACGCTGGATCATGGTGGAGCTGGGCGAGCATTGCCACACCCATATCATCCCGCGTCTGAAAAAAGTGATCGATGGAGAGGACCCCGGTGGGATCACCAAGGCGGTCAACTGGAGGGGCGGCGGCGGATTTCGTTATTATCGCCTGGCGCCGTCGCTGCTGGAAAAGGATAAATGGGGCAACTGGGTCGTCAATAAAACCTATAACGCCGCCATGCTGGCCGAAGCCCTGTGCAAGTTGGAGGGATTCACCTATGCGCCCAGCGATTCGATCTACTGGCAGCATGGCTATTCCACCGAGCAGGATTTCATCTATGTGACTACGGCCAACCTGACCCACGACCAGTTGCAACAGCTCTCGGATGAGGTGGGATCGGGGCGAACACTCCTGGTGCTCTGCACGGCTTTTCGCGCCCGGGCCGACCAATACCCCAATTTGACCGTGAAAAAGATCCCGAATCAGGTGCTTTCCCGCTGCGAATGGGGCCACGATGACTACAGTCTGCGGGTCGAAAACCTGCCCCAGGCGCCGTCGCCCAAGGGACAGCTTTCGCTGTTCGGCAGATCGGAGGTGTCATGA
- a CDS encoding PDDEXK nuclease domain-containing protein, which yields MTANTPAKGNDVLLHDLRSLIEETRSAVATMVNASLTTLYWRVGKRINEEILKGDRAEYGEKIVHALSAQLQQEYGQGFTKRNLFNMIRFAQVFPEEGIVSALRTQLTWTHFRMLIAIEDPLKRDFYAEMCRLDRWSTRTLQNRMDSMLFERTALSKKPDELIRLELDALRSEDRLTPDIVFRDPYFLDFLGLKDRYVEKDLEDAILRELELFLLELGVGFSFIARQKRIQVDNDDYYLDLLFFHRKLRRLVAIELKLGDFKPADKGQMELYLRWLDKYERQSGEEKPIGLILCAGKKHETVELLELEKSSIRVAEYLTELPPREILERELHKAIAQARQRFAQRQQPKKEVDL from the coding sequence ATGACCGCTAACACCCCGGCAAAAGGTAATGATGTGCTGCTGCATGATCTGCGTAGCCTGATTGAAGAGACACGTTCGGCCGTTGCCACAATGGTCAACGCTTCTTTGACCACACTCTATTGGCGTGTCGGCAAACGAATCAACGAGGAGATCCTCAAGGGGGACAGAGCCGAATACGGCGAAAAGATAGTGCACGCGCTGAGTGCACAGTTACAACAGGAATACGGACAGGGGTTTACCAAACGAAACCTCTTCAATATGATCCGGTTTGCACAGGTTTTTCCAGAGGAGGGAATTGTTTCCGCACTGCGTACACAATTAACCTGGACTCATTTTCGTATGCTGATTGCCATCGAAGATCCCCTGAAAAGAGATTTCTATGCAGAAATGTGCCGACTTGACCGGTGGAGTACCCGCACGCTACAAAACCGAATGGACTCAATGCTCTTTGAACGCACGGCGTTATCCAAAAAGCCGGACGAACTGATTCGTCTCGAACTCGACGCCTTGAGAAGTGAAGATCGGTTGACGCCGGACATCGTCTTCCGCGATCCTTACTTTCTCGATTTTCTCGGCCTGAAAGACCGATACGTGGAAAAAGACCTTGAAGATGCTATCCTGCGGGAACTGGAACTATTTCTCCTTGAGCTGGGCGTTGGATTCTCCTTTATTGCTCGGCAGAAACGCATTCAGGTGGATAACGACGATTACTATCTCGATTTGCTCTTTTTCCATCGAAAACTCAGACGATTGGTGGCTATCGAGTTGAAGCTCGGCGATTTTAAGCCGGCCGATAAGGGCCAGATGGAGCTCTATCTGCGTTGGCTGGATAAGTACGAGCGGCAATCCGGTGAGGAAAAGCCCATCGGCCTCATCCTCTGCGCGGGAAAAAAACATGAAACCGTCGAACTTTTGGAGTTGGAAAAGAGTTCCATCCGGGTGGCGGAGTATCTCACCGAATTGCCGCCCAGGGAAATCCTGGAGCGGGAGCTTCATAAGGCCATTGCTCAGGCGAGGCAACGGTTTGCGCAGCGGCAGCAGCCTAAAAAGGAGGTGGACCTGTGA
- a CDS encoding DEAD/DEAH box helicase family protein: MNRHVNAISGRLSLRPPQRRSLEILHRITEIAPPGKGVDTATLMAAIQSEFPSVADFEREFPSLCFALATGVGKTRLMGAFISYLYLAHGIGNFFILAPNLTIYNKLIADFTPNTAKYVFKGIAEFAVRPPTVITGDTYENGLGVREEWRRQRLLPGMEVYDGVHINIFNISKINSEVRGGKSPRIKRLSEYIGESYFDYLAALPDLVLLMDESHRYRASAGVRAINEL, from the coding sequence GTGAACCGCCACGTCAATGCCATATCCGGCCGCTTGAGTTTAAGGCCACCCCAGCGCCGATCGCTGGAAATCCTCCACCGCATCACCGAAATTGCTCCGCCCGGCAAGGGAGTTGATACGGCCACCTTGATGGCTGCGATCCAAAGCGAGTTTCCCTCCGTGGCGGACTTCGAGCGCGAATTTCCCTCCCTGTGCTTTGCCCTGGCGACCGGTGTGGGCAAAACACGGCTCATGGGCGCCTTTATCAGCTATCTATATCTGGCCCACGGTATCGGCAATTTCTTTATTCTGGCGCCCAACCTGACCATTTACAACAAATTGATTGCCGACTTTACTCCCAATACCGCCAAGTACGTGTTCAAGGGCATCGCCGAATTTGCCGTCCGTCCGCCGACGGTGATCACCGGGGATACCTACGAAAACGGTTTGGGTGTGAGGGAGGAGTGGCGGCGGCAGCGCCTGTTGCCGGGGATGGAAGTCTACGACGGCGTTCATATCAATATCTTCAACATCTCCAAGATAAACTCCGAAGTGCGCGGCGGGAAATCGCCCCGTATCAAACGCCTGTCCGAATACATCGGCGAGAGTTATTTCGACTATCTGGCCGCGTTGCCCGACCTGGTGCTGCTCATGGACGAATCGCATCGATACCGGGCCAGCGCCGGCGTGCGGGCCATCAACGAACTATAG
- a CDS encoding methylmalonyl-CoA mutase family protein, producing MTIVMTPYKPQHPIRVVTATSLFDGHDATINIMRRILQATGVEVVHLGHDRSVQDVVTAAIEEDAQGIALSCYQGGHVEFFKFMVDLLKERGATGIKIFGGGGGVIVPEEIRSLEAYGVTKIYSPEDGATMGLQGMINHMVQLMDVPIDVAALPATSELTPANKRAVARWISAMELAKAGKNGHLANLRAELARRLNKAKVPVVGITGTGGAGKSSLTDELIVRLLHDLKEICVAIISCDPSRRKTGGALLGDRIRMNAIGGERVYMRSLATRASHAEIPEALDDAITVAKAAGFDLVIVETAGIGQGDSQVADLSDVSIYVMTSEFGAASQLEKIDMLDFADIVVVNKFEKRGSEDAVRDVRKQVQRNRNTWLQSPEEMPVYGTIAAKFNDDGVTALYHGLLDATAQKTGVTFQSRLPRPAAKTSSSKTIIIPPERTRYLSEISDAVRNYHKQTCRQAERVRAAWHLKESLAQLEADTKEASGSSLLAQLKAAIADAEAALTPDTRGVLTEWEGIKSDYAGDELVYPVRDREIRQGLSSESLAHLKIPKIVLPGFSDPGEIYRWMREENVPGRFPYTAGVFPLKRSDEDPTRMFAGEGGPGRTNRRFKLLSGTYPAKRLSTAFDSVTLYGHDPDTRPDIYGKIGTSGVSICTLEDAKTLYDGFDLCAPSTSVSMTINGPAPIMLAFFLNTAISQQVEKFRAETGREPTPEEYETICNHALQNVRGTVQADILKEDQGQNTCIFAIDFALKMMGDIQQYFIEKKVRNFYSVSISGYHIAEAGANPITQLAFTLANGFTYAEYYLSRGMDINSFAPNFSFFFSNGLDPEYTVIGRVARRIWAIAMRDLYGANERSQMLKYHIQTSGRSLHSQDIQFNDIRTTLQALCAIYDNCNSLHTNAFDEAITTPSAESVRRALAIQLIINREWGLTKNENPNQGSFIVEELTRLVEEAVLAEFDRLTERGGVLGAMETGYQRSRIQEESLYYELLKNSGEMPIIGVNTFRNPDADLAEMAGELELARASDAEKDEQLKRLSDFHAAHRSEAPAALARLQQTALSGGNIFAELMETVKVCSLGQITRALHEVGGKYRRNM from the coding sequence ATGACCATCGTAATGACTCCCTATAAACCCCAACACCCGATTCGCGTGGTAACCGCCACCTCCCTTTTTGACGGCCACGATGCGACCATCAATATCATGCGGCGAATCCTTCAGGCCACCGGGGTTGAAGTGGTTCATCTGGGCCATGACCGGTCCGTTCAGGATGTCGTAACAGCCGCCATAGAGGAAGATGCACAGGGAATCGCTCTTTCGTGTTACCAGGGCGGGCATGTTGAATTTTTCAAGTTTATGGTCGATCTGCTTAAAGAGCGGGGGGCCACGGGCATCAAAATTTTCGGCGGCGGCGGCGGCGTGATTGTCCCGGAAGAAATCAGGTCGCTTGAAGCCTATGGCGTGACCAAGATTTATTCTCCGGAGGACGGCGCGACCATGGGCCTTCAGGGAATGATCAATCACATGGTGCAATTGATGGATGTGCCCATTGATGTTGCGGCACTGCCGGCGACGAGCGAATTGACGCCGGCGAATAAACGTGCGGTGGCGCGGTGGATCAGCGCCATGGAGTTGGCCAAGGCCGGTAAAAACGGTCATCTTGCGAACCTTCGGGCCGAGCTGGCCCGGCGCCTGAATAAGGCAAAAGTGCCGGTCGTCGGCATCACTGGCACGGGCGGAGCCGGAAAATCCTCCTTGACCGACGAGCTGATTGTCCGGCTGCTGCATGATTTAAAGGAAATTTGCGTGGCGATTATCTCCTGCGATCCGAGCCGCCGGAAAACAGGCGGCGCGTTGCTGGGAGATCGCATTCGCATGAATGCGATCGGCGGTGAGCGGGTGTACATGCGCAGTCTGGCCACCCGGGCGTCTCATGCGGAGATTCCCGAAGCGCTTGACGACGCCATTACGGTTGCAAAAGCGGCCGGGTTTGATCTGGTGATCGTGGAAACGGCCGGGATCGGCCAGGGGGACTCGCAGGTGGCGGATTTATCCGATGTGTCGATCTATGTCATGACCAGCGAGTTCGGCGCCGCTTCCCAACTGGAAAAGATCGACATGCTGGATTTTGCCGACATCGTAGTGGTCAATAAATTTGAAAAGCGCGGTTCCGAGGATGCGGTCCGGGATGTCCGAAAACAGGTGCAGCGCAACCGCAATACCTGGCTTCAATCGCCCGAAGAGATGCCGGTGTACGGCACGATTGCCGCCAAATTCAACGATGACGGCGTTACCGCGCTCTATCACGGCCTGCTGGACGCCACTGCCCAAAAGACCGGCGTTACCTTTCAATCGCGCCTGCCGCGGCCGGCCGCAAAGACATCCTCGTCCAAAACCATTATTATTCCCCCGGAGCGCACCCGGTATCTTTCTGAGATATCGGACGCTGTCCGGAATTATCATAAGCAAACCTGCCGACAGGCTGAGCGGGTCCGAGCGGCCTGGCATTTGAAAGAATCCCTGGCGCAGCTTGAAGCGGACACTAAAGAGGCGTCTGGTTCTTCTTTACTTGCGCAGTTAAAAGCGGCAATCGCTGATGCGGAAGCCGCGCTGACGCCGGACACGCGCGGCGTGCTCACCGAATGGGAAGGAATCAAATCCGATTATGCCGGGGATGAGCTGGTTTATCCGGTCCGGGATCGTGAGATTCGTCAGGGGCTCTCAAGCGAGTCTTTGGCCCATTTAAAGATTCCCAAGATCGTGCTCCCCGGTTTCTCCGATCCCGGTGAGATTTACCGATGGATGCGGGAAGAAAACGTGCCGGGCCGGTTTCCGTATACAGCCGGCGTATTTCCGCTGAAACGATCCGACGAAGATCCCACCCGCATGTTTGCCGGTGAGGGCGGTCCCGGTCGAACCAACCGGCGATTTAAACTCTTGTCCGGAACGTACCCGGCCAAGCGGCTTTCCACGGCCTTTGATTCGGTGACGCTCTACGGGCATGATCCGGACACCCGGCCGGATATTTACGGCAAAATCGGAACCTCGGGCGTGAGTATCTGCACCCTGGAGGATGCCAAGACGCTCTATGATGGCTTTGATCTATGTGCGCCGAGTACCTCCGTATCCATGACCATCAATGGGCCCGCGCCCATCATGCTGGCCTTTTTTCTCAATACGGCCATTTCTCAACAGGTGGAAAAGTTTCGGGCTGAGACCGGAAGGGAGCCCACCCCCGAAGAATACGAAACCATTTGCAATCACGCCCTTCAAAATGTTCGCGGCACGGTGCAGGCGGATATTTTAAAGGAGGACCAGGGCCAGAACACCTGCATTTTTGCCATTGATTTCGCCCTAAAAATGATGGGTGACATTCAGCAGTATTTTATCGAGAAAAAGGTCCGGAACTTCTATTCGGTTTCCATCTCCGGCTATCATATCGCGGAAGCGGGCGCCAACCCCATCACGCAGTTGGCCTTTACCCTGGCGAACGGTTTTACCTATGCCGAGTATTATTTGTCCCGGGGCATGGACATCAACAGCTTTGCGCCGAATTTTTCCTTCTTTTTCTCCAACGGGCTTGATCCGGAATACACGGTGATCGGCCGGGTGGCCCGTCGCATCTGGGCCATCGCCATGCGGGATTTGTACGGCGCCAACGAGCGCTCCCAGATGTTAAAATACCACATTCAGACCTCCGGCAGATCCCTGCACTCCCAGGATATTCAGTTTAACGATATTCGTACGACGCTTCAGGCTTTATGCGCCATTTACGATAACTGCAACAGCTTGCACACCAACGCCTTTGATGAGGCCATCACCACGCCGAGCGCCGAATCGGTGCGCCGGGCGCTGGCCATTCAACTCATTATCAACCGGGAGTGGGGGCTGACGAAAAATGAAAACCCCAACCAGGGCAGTTTCATCGTGGAGGAGTTGACCCGGCTCGTCGAGGAAGCGGTTCTGGCGGAGTTTGACCGGCTGACCGAGCGCGGCGGAGTGTTGGGCGCTATGGAAACGGGATATCAGCGCAGCAGAATTCAGGAAGAATCCCTTTATTACGAACTGCTTAAAAACAGCGGAGAAATGCCGATCATCGGCGTTAATACCTTCAGAAACCCCGATGCGGATCTTGCGGAAATGGCCGGAGAGCTGGAACTGGCCCGGGCTTCGGACGCGGAAAAGGACGAGCAGTTAAAGCGCCTTTCGGACTTTCACGCCGCGCACCGGTCGGAGGCGCCGGCTGCTCTTGCCCGGTTGCAGCAAACCGCGCTTTCCGGCGGCAACATTTTTGCCGAACTGATGGAGACGGTCAAGGTCTGCAGCCTCGGCCAAATTACCCGCGCGCTGCACGAAGTGGGTGGAAAATATCGCCGGAATATGTAA
- a CDS encoding PIN domain-containing protein translates to MKVLVDTPIWSYALCSHNKDYQSKIDTLTSLIQDQRAIIIGPIRQEILSGDSDPHKYLTLREKLSYFKNTPILDGDYELAAEFSSKCRKKEVQGSHIDFLIFAVANRIDIPIFTNDQDFEHYQKIISIKLFEIES, encoded by the coding sequence TTGAAAGTCCTGGTTGATACACCAATATGGTCCTATGCACTTTGCTCACACAATAAAGATTATCAATCCAAGATCGATACGCTTACCTCTCTAATTCAAGATCAGAGAGCCATAATCATTGGACCTATTAGACAAGAAATCCTTTCTGGCGATAGCGATCCGCACAAGTATCTAACATTAAGAGAAAAACTATCTTATTTTAAAAATACACCTATCCTGGACGGTGATTATGAGCTAGCTGCTGAATTCAGTAGTAAATGCCGAAAAAAGGAAGTTCAAGGATCGCATATTGACTTTCTGATTTTTGCAGTAGCAAATAGAATCGACATTCCCATCTTTACCAATGATCAAGATTTTGAGCATTATCAAAAAATAATATCTATCAAACTGTTTGAAATAGAGAGCTAA
- a CDS encoding acyl-CoA dehydratase activase, protein MASLSTEIFLGIDVGSVSTKMVALNAASLAMMDHVYLRTHGDPLGSMHAMMKRLAETFAGARVRAAATTGSGRHLAARLINAGIAKNEITTHTLAGVKMMPEARTIVEIGGQDSKIILLKNGMAVDFAMNTVCAAGTGSFLDQQSGRLGINVDEMGEMALSSDNPASISGRCTVFAETDMIHKQQIGIPTHDIVAGLCRALVRNYLGSVAKGKPILAPVVFQGGVAANKGIVREFQEQTGLEFHVSPYFGVAGAYGAALLASMVKTGQPAFQGFELLNRLHDISSFVCKQCEEACSVLRLYRDGRLISFWNDRCGRYSSGEWIDMQK, encoded by the coding sequence ATGGCATCACTATCCACTGAAATATTTCTGGGAATTGACGTGGGCTCGGTGAGCACGAAGATGGTCGCGCTGAATGCGGCCTCTCTTGCGATGATGGATCACGTGTATCTTCGAACCCATGGGGATCCGTTGGGTTCCATGCACGCCATGATGAAACGGCTGGCGGAAACGTTTGCGGGGGCGCGCGTGCGTGCCGCGGCCACCACGGGCAGCGGCCGTCACTTGGCCGCGCGACTGATCAATGCGGGCATTGCGAAAAATGAGATTACGACCCATACCCTGGCAGGCGTCAAAATGATGCCGGAAGCTCGGACCATTGTGGAGATCGGCGGCCAGGATTCAAAGATCATCCTTCTTAAGAACGGCATGGCCGTTGATTTTGCGATGAATACCGTTTGCGCTGCTGGAACCGGCTCTTTTCTGGATCAGCAATCAGGGCGTCTTGGCATTAACGTGGACGAGATGGGGGAGATGGCCCTGTCTTCCGACAATCCGGCGAGCATATCCGGCCGCTGCACGGTATTTGCCGAAACCGACATGATACACAAACAGCAGATCGGGATTCCAACCCATGATATCGTGGCGGGTTTATGCCGTGCGCTGGTGAGAAATTATCTGGGATCGGTGGCCAAAGGAAAACCGATTCTGGCGCCGGTGGTGTTTCAAGGGGGAGTCGCGGCCAATAAGGGGATTGTGCGCGAATTTCAGGAACAGACCGGATTGGAATTTCATGTGTCTCCCTATTTCGGGGTGGCCGGGGCCTACGGGGCCGCGCTCCTGGCGTCCATGGTCAAAACCGGACAGCCGGCCTTTCAGGGCTTTGAATTGCTGAATCGGCTGCACGACATCAGCAGTTTTGTCTGCAAGCAATGCGAAGAGGCCTGCTCGGTTCTTCGGCTTTATCGGGATGGCCGACTGATTTCATTCTGGAATGATCGTTGTGGAAGATATTCTTCCGGGGAATGGATTGACATGCAAAAATAA
- a CDS encoding iron-sulfur cluster assembly scaffold protein, translated as MSQNQDACNACVDGTRKMLAVAGYSNKAINYYIEKPYMGSIPDADQVSEMTGTCGDTMGVYLKIQDGTILDAKYEVMGCAGAVSAAMAAVDLIKGKSLAEAREINDGTIFGVLEEIPVKKHHCIQLAVKTLHKAIDAYNNGNTR; from the coding sequence ATGAGCCAGAATCAAGATGCTTGCAATGCCTGTGTGGACGGCACCCGGAAGATGCTCGCCGTTGCCGGCTATTCTAATAAGGCGATAAATTATTATATCGAAAAGCCCTATATGGGCAGCATTCCCGATGCCGACCAGGTCAGCGAAATGACCGGCACCTGCGGGGACACCATGGGCGTTTATCTGAAAATTCAGGACGGCACCATACTGGACGCCAAGTATGAAGTCATGGGGTGCGCCGGCGCGGTATCGGCTGCCATGGCCGCCGTGGATCTGATCAAAGGGAAAAGCCTGGCGGAGGCGAGGGAAATTAACGATGGCACCATCTTTGGCGTGCTTGAAGAGATTCCGGTCAAGAAACATCATTGTATTCAGTTGGCCGTAAAGACGCTCCATAAGGCGATCGATGCATACAATAACGGCAACACACGGTAG
- the hldE gene encoding bifunctional D-glycero-beta-D-manno-heptose-7-phosphate kinase/D-glycero-beta-D-manno-heptose 1-phosphate adenylyltransferase HldE yields the protein MKINVDANQLAASLKKTRILVVGDIMLDCYFWGEVSRISPEAPVPVVTVGKKTWSLGGAGNVATNLSGLGCEAALIGATGRDWAGEHLRELLSAAGVADLTVTEATRPTITKTRVMAQRQQIVRLDEEETRRLAADTETKILNAVKAELPRCRAMILSDYGKGMFLSADFTQQLIGLGLSRRIPVLVDPKGADWLRYSGATCITPNTAELEGVVGKKLDDETLLTKKAGALREKLRLEWLLVTRGSKGMGLFGNQPTPMILAAKAREVFDVSGAGDTVIATLAAAAATGMIFAQAAAVSNLAAGIVVGKLGTQPILWEELEQALTTENGKGIAPPVLKVATLSAARDTLENWRLKGNKIVFTNGCFDLLHPGHVSLLHQARHLGDKLVVGLNTDASIKRLKGDARPILAGKDRAAILSALEDVSLIVFFDEDTPLDLIGALKPDILVKGADYTIEAVVGREIVESYGGKVCLVDILDGYSTTNIAKKLSATGR from the coding sequence TTGAAAATCAACGTGGATGCCAATCAATTGGCCGCATCTTTAAAAAAGACCCGAATTCTGGTGGTCGGGGATATCATGCTGGACTGCTATTTCTGGGGTGAGGTCAGCCGAATATCCCCTGAGGCGCCCGTCCCGGTTGTGACGGTGGGGAAAAAAACCTGGTCCCTGGGCGGAGCGGGGAATGTGGCCACCAATTTATCAGGCCTTGGCTGCGAGGCGGCCCTGATCGGCGCTACTGGCCGGGACTGGGCCGGAGAGCATCTCAGGGAACTCTTATCCGCAGCGGGCGTTGCCGATTTAACCGTGACCGAAGCCACGCGGCCGACCATTACCAAAACAAGGGTCATGGCCCAACGCCAACAGATCGTCAGGCTCGACGAAGAGGAAACCCGCCGTCTGGCCGCCGACACGGAAACCAAGATTCTGAACGCCGTCAAGGCGGAATTGCCCCGGTGCCGGGCAATGATTTTATCGGATTACGGCAAGGGAATGTTTCTCTCAGCGGATTTCACGCAACAACTCATCGGCCTGGGGTTAAGCCGCCGCATTCCGGTACTAGTAGATCCCAAGGGCGCAGACTGGCTGCGCTATAGCGGCGCAACCTGCATCACCCCCAACACGGCCGAATTAGAAGGCGTTGTCGGAAAAAAATTGGACGATGAGACCCTGCTGACAAAAAAAGCCGGTGCACTCAGAGAAAAATTGCGTCTTGAATGGCTGCTCGTAACCCGTGGTTCAAAGGGCATGGGGCTTTTCGGAAACCAGCCCACCCCCATGATTCTTGCCGCAAAAGCCAGGGAAGTCTTTGATGTTTCCGGCGCCGGCGACACGGTCATCGCCACCCTGGCTGCTGCCGCAGCAACGGGTATGATCTTTGCGCAAGCCGCGGCGGTTTCAAATCTGGCCGCCGGAATCGTGGTCGGCAAACTCGGCACGCAACCGATTCTATGGGAAGAATTAGAGCAGGCCCTCACCACGGAAAACGGGAAAGGCATCGCTCCCCCCGTGCTCAAGGTCGCCACCCTTTCGGCGGCCCGCGACACGCTGGAAAATTGGCGGTTAAAAGGAAATAAAATCGTCTTTACGAACGGATGCTTTGACTTGCTGCATCCCGGGCATGTGAGCCTGCTGCACCAGGCCCGGCATCTGGGAGACAAGCTGGTTGTCGGCCTCAATACCGATGCGTCCATCAAACGATTAAAGGGGGATGCCCGCCCCATTCTGGCCGGAAAAGACCGCGCCGCCATCCTCAGTGCGCTGGAAGATGTGAGCCTGATCGTTTTTTTTGACGAGGACACCCCGCTGGATTTAATCGGTGCGCTGAAACCCGATATCCTGGTGAAAGGCGCGGATTATACCATCGAGGCGGTCGTGGGCAGGGAGATTGTTGAATCCTATGGGGGAAAAGTATGCCTCGTGGATATTCTCGACGGCTACAGCACGACCAATATTGCGAAAAAACTATCCGCTACCGGCCGCTGA
- a CDS encoding D-sedoheptulose 7-phosphate isomerase — MSGNNAVYPLVTYCDEALMFTRMIDAHIQCFENLKALEAIVTKTGALLLKTLRNGGKILVCGNGGSASDAQHFAAEIVGRFEKERRAFPAIALTTDSSILTAIANDYDYTQVFSRQVEGLGTPKDMLLGISTSGQSANVIMAVQKARAMGMGTIGLLGKDGGALKALVNEAVVVSDATTARVQEGHIFILHYWAWQIENGLIEQQESQP; from the coding sequence ATGAGTGGTAACAACGCCGTGTATCCACTCGTAACCTATTGTGATGAGGCGCTCATGTTTACTCGAATGATCGATGCCCACATTCAGTGCTTTGAAAACTTAAAGGCACTAGAGGCAATCGTAACCAAAACCGGCGCGCTGCTGCTCAAGACCCTGCGCAACGGCGGGAAAATCCTGGTCTGCGGCAACGGCGGCTCCGCAAGCGATGCGCAGCATTTTGCAGCGGAAATTGTCGGCCGCTTTGAAAAGGAACGGCGGGCCTTTCCAGCCATCGCCCTGACCACGGACAGCTCGATTTTGACTGCCATTGCCAACGACTACGATTATACGCAGGTGTTTTCGCGCCAGGTGGAAGGCTTGGGCACGCCAAAGGATATGCTCCTCGGTATTTCCACCTCGGGCCAATCCGCAAACGTCATCATGGCCGTCCAAAAAGCGCGCGCCATGGGCATGGGAACCATCGGGCTTCTGGGCAAGGACGGCGGAGCGCTCAAAGCGCTCGTGAATGAGGCGGTGGTGGTATCGGATGCAACCACCGCCCGCGTACAAGAAGGCCATATTTTCATATTGCATTATTGGGCGTGGCAGATTGAAAATGGGTTAATCGAACAACAGGAGTCTCAGCCTTGA